Genomic window (Campylobacter concisus):
AGATGTGTTTAAGAGACATATCTAAATCTTTTTCATTATTTATGAGTTTCAAAATGTATTTTAAATATTTGTAGTCTTTAGGGTCTTGTCCGTATTGTAGTTGCTTTTTAATTAATTTAAATTTCTCTTCTTTAAATTCTTTATATTTTTGAGTTTTTATAAATTCTAGTAGCTCCTTGCTAGGTATTTTACTCTCAAATCCAACTCCATTATCTTGAAAAAAGAATAAAAATTCTGATCCCATAGAAAAAGCTAATCTACCATTTGGCTTTGTGCCTTTATCTAAAAGGTCATCAAAAGTCTTAAATTTTTTCATTAAAAAAGCGATTTCTAATAAATTTGGCTCATATCTAAGTTCATTACTTTTAAAAGTTATATTCGCATCACAATTAAAATTGTTTATATAGTAATCTATGATTTTAATGGTATTTCCATCACTTACATTTTTATCAAATATAGCAGCGAACATATCCGTACAATTTGCTTCATGCGAATATAAAGATGTTATGAGAAATATGATTATTGCCAATTGCTTCATTGTGCTAATTCCTTTTGAGTTTCATTCTTTAATAAATTATCTAAATCTTTTTCATCTCCTACTATCTTTAATATAACTCTCAAATAACCATAATAATAATAATAAGGATCTCGCCCATGATCTAATAGTTTTTTGATTAATTTAAATTTCTTTTCTTTAAATTCTTTATATTTCGGTGTTTTTATAAATTCTAATAGCTCAGGGCTTGCTTTTTTGTCTTTTATGCCATCGCTATTTTCTCTAAAAAAGACTAGGAATTCTGTTGCTATAATTGCAGTTAGCCATTTATCTGGCGTAATATCTTTATTCAAAAGTAAGTCAAACGTTTTAGTCTTATTATTTTCATAAGCAGCATCTAGTAAATTGAAGTCATCATTAGTGAAACTTGGGACTATATTAGCATCGCATCCAAGCTCATCTATGTAGTATTCTACGCATTTAGCAGTATTCTCATCGGTCGTATTTTTGTCAAAGATCACAGCAAACATATTTAAACAATTTGCTTCGTGTGAATATAAAGATGTTATGAGAAATATGATTATAACTAGGTGTTTCATATCGCATTTCACATATCATGTTAATTTAAAAGATAAAGATAAAAAGGGCTCATCTGTGTCCTTCTAGCTAGAAGATGATTTTATTAACCCTAGGGGTAAACCCTAGGTTGGTTTTAAGCTTTTTTAGTAGCTTCTCTCCAGTCGTCGCTTCCGCTTGTGCCTGCAGCTACGTGTTCCCAAACTATCTTTCTATAGTTCATTGAAACTTTGAAAAGCTCTGTTTTGTCGCTGTTTAGCTTGTCTTGAGCATTTGGACTTACTAGAGTAATATCTGTTATAGTTGCATCTTCTAGTTTTGTAGTAAAGAAATGCTCCGCACCACCACTAGTTGATGTTCTATACCAATAGATCTCAACCTCTGGAAGTCTTTCGCCTTGTGTTAAGGCATTGTAAAGAAGTGGAACAGCTTTATTTAGTGATGTAGTAAAACTAAATGGCTTATGGACTCTTTGACCTGATGGTTGTCCACTTTGTGGATCAGTTGGAACTGTTACTATATGAGAAACCTCTTGAGCCATGATCTCATCTTCGTGACCTGACTGATAGCGATTACCTATACTAGCTTCTGTTGAAGCACCGCTTGAAATAAGTCCTTGTGTAGAACCTTTCACTTTAATATACACTGGTTGTGACATATTTACTCCTATTAAAAAGTTTGGGTTATTCTATCTTTTATTTACTTTCTGTTTTATTAAAAACATTACTTTTTTAACATATAGCTTTGAAGAGCTTTATGCAATAGGTAATTAAACGCTTCCTTATCTTCCTTAGTGCTTTTTAGTACGGCTCCTGAAAGATATTTAAAAAATGAGTTATTCTCGACTATATCATACATTTGGCTATATAGCTCTTTGCATATAAGCTTAACCAAAACAGTATTTATTAGTTCTGTCGAGTCACTAAGAGGAAGAGTTTTCATGATTGTTTCCATATCTTTTGTATTTAAAGTCCTAGTCTGCTCACTTATAGGGCTCATATTTGGTTGCAATTTTATACTCTCAACTATCTTTGTCAAAAGCTCATCCATGCTTTTTGCAGTTAGCATATTTTGATTATTTGCATTTTCTTCTTCATCAAAATTTTGAGCTATCTCATTTAAATTTAAAACTGCATCGTGCACATTTTCATTTAAAGTGATATCTTTTTTATCATTTATTAATGAGTTTATCTTTGGCTCTTCTTTAAAATCAACATTTGAAATTTTACCAACTGGTTCAAAACGTTTATCATCGAGTTTGTCAAAATTTTTTGTATTTTCTATTATCTTATGGGCTTTCCCTATATATTCATCAATTCTAGAAGGATCTATAAATATAAATTTTAACTCCCCTATCCTAAAGATATCGCCCAAATTTATGACACTCTCATAGTCATCTGGAAGCTTTGAATATGAATCACTATAAAAAATTTCACAATCTTTATAGCCACAAATTGTGAAAACCCCCTCTTCAAATCCAACATGAGCGTGTTTTGGTGCGATTGAATCGCTCATATCATTACAAGAAAATTTTGTAGTATCTAACGAGCCTATATCACCGCCATTTTCATCAAAAATGATAAATTGAGCTGAAAAGCTTGACGCTTTATCGTAATTTTGTATAACTGCTGATATTTGTTGCATATTTTATCCTTAATAAAGCATCTTCTTTGGTAAATTTATCGTTGGTATGATATCCATAAGCTCTAAAAGCTCTCCTCCATTTGGTGTTACTTCAAAGCCAAAATACGAATCTCTTCTACCATCAAAATTAAGCGTACTAACGCCAACGCTACTAAAATTTGAAGCTTTTAATATCTTATACCAGCCCCACTCTCCATCAAAGCTTAACTCTTTTCTCTCGCTTCCAGTACTTGAAACTGCATTGAATTTAAACTGCGTTGATATATCAAAATTTTTGCTTGAAACTATCAAATTTGAGGCAATTGTATGATCATAAGTCAAAGAGTTATTAGAATAGCTAATATTTATATGGCTAAAATTTGCCGATAAGTCGACAGCTTTTAAATTATAATTTAATTTTAGCTCATCATTTGAATCAAGCATTAAATTTGAAATTCTGTCTATATAGGCAATATTTTTAAGGAAATCTCTGCTAAATCTTAGCTCTTTTGCATATTTTGGTCTTATTTTATAACCATCAGCAGTTTTACTTAAGATTTGTTTTAGATATCTATCATAAAAGCTATTCCAAGTTCCGTTTTTGCCAAAGAATCTTTTAAATTCTTCTATGCTGACAGCCTTTGGAGATTGTTCGTTAAATGGATAAAATGGCTTGATAAGACTTTCAAAATCATCAAAAACATCATCTCTATATGCTGTTGATAAAAGCACCGAAGCACCATTTTCTACTTGTTTCCATGCAAGTGTTGATAACTTTTGATAATATTCATTTAACTCATCTGGAAGCTTCTTAGCATCATTATTTAAGACAACAAATGGATCGTTTTCGTTTTTTATGCCATTTATTGCATAAACTATTTTATCATCGTTGCTTTGAAGCATTTCAAAGTTATAGTCACTAACTTTTTTATAAACGCTTGTTACATCGTTGCTTATAATATCTAGCAAGTCATTAGAATTTAACGCATGATAGTTAGTAAATTTAGCACTAAAATCACTGAAAACACGCTTTATCTCACTTGAAGCAAATCCTAGAGAGTAGATATATTTTAGTAAATTCTCATCATTTAAATTTGTATTTTGATTAGTTAATTTTATTAAAGAATTTAAAGGATTTTCTCTCTTTGACAAGATGTCGAGCTCTTCTATGACCTCTTTTTTTGTAGTAAATTCATTTGGTTCTATTTCTCTTAAAATTTGGCTCCACTTATCAGCATAATTTTGCAAATAAAGCTCTATTACAGCAATGCTTAGCTCTTTCTTATCATTTGAGCTAATATCTTTTAAAGAAGAATTTGTCTCCATTAGCCAAGATTCTATTCCAGCTGTTTGATCTATGTTTGAGCTAAGCTTTGACAAGAAATCTCTTAAATTTTCTTTTGTATAAATTTTATTAAATGGCTTAAATGCTTCTTTTTCTTGGACTACTGTGTATAAATTTTCAACATCTTTTTTAATATCGTAAAAAGATTTATCGTCCTTGAATGATATGAACTCAAGTATATAGTAGAGCCTTTGTGCTCTTTGAACAGGTGATAGCCTCGTATTTGCTATACTTTGAGCAACTGTATCTGCAGTTATGTTTAAATTTTCTGCCTTTAAAATAGCCTCAATATGAGCTAAAAATTCATCTTTTGCAACGCCATATTTTTCAAATTTATCCCAGTTTGTGCTAATCCAAATTTTAAATAAATCCACATTTGTGTAGTCTTTGTCAAAGAGCGAATCATACATATAAAATGCTTTTATTAGCTTATCTGGATCAATTTCATTTTTTAGTATATTTTCCATTTCAGTTAAAACTGTATTTTTGAAAAAATCAGCATTTAAATCATAGTAAAGTGCTTTAACTGGAGTAAAGCCTTTATACGAAGTATCTAGTGTTATATACTCAAATTTAGTATCACCGCTGAAGATTCTTGGATAGTCATTTAGACTTTGTTTTAGTAAATTTAGAAGCTCAATCTTTTGTGTTGGAGAGAGATCCTTGTATTTTTTGCCATCAAGGTATGAAGAAATTTTATTTGCATTATTTATAGCATTTTGCTCTTTTATATTTTTGGTCTCTAGAATAAAACTAGAACCCAAATATACTCCAGCACAAAGTATGGCTACTAAAACAAAATTTACAAATTTTGTAAATCTATTTTGAGCACCAAATTTATTTAAGTTGGCTTTAAAAGCTATCTCTTTTAAAAATGATTTTACAAAATAGCTTTGTTTGCTATAGTTATTTACTGCTCTTAAAAGTGGTTTTTTGATATTATATCTATCACAAATAGTGTTTGTAAGGTAGTTTATAGGTATATTTTCTTGATAAGCACTTACGAAATAAACTCCATTTATGGTTGAGCTATTTTTAAGTGCATTTTGAGAGCTTAGCTTTGTTACAAAATCTTTCACTAAAGCAAAAAAATTATCAAGTTGTTTTAAAAAGAGATATGAACGTTTTTTATCTTCCAATAAATGCGAAATCGAATTCTTACTCATGAGATGTTTAAATAATGACTCGCTTAGGTTTTTTAGTTCAGTTTCTAGTGATTGTTTTGAGAAATTTGGATCTAAGTTTATTCCTAGAGCTTTATTTGCCACATCTTCATTGAAAAGCCTGAAATAATCTCCCATGCCATCTATTAAGTCAAGTTTGCTAAAAACAATATAAATAGGGAATTTAATGTTTAGATGTTTCTCACAGTCATTAACCCTTTTTATCATATATCTAATTAATTCATCAAAATATTCTTGAGTGCCTTCGAGGAATTTTTTAGTGTCTATGATTAAAACCGCGCCACTTAATCTAGCGTTAAAATCATTTCGTTTTAAAAAGTGTAAAAATTCACTCCAGATACTTTTTTTAAGCAAGTAATCCCTATTTTTATCCACATCATCTTCAGGAAGCTCTTCCGTAGCTGTTGGCTGATACAAGCTCTCTTGTGCAAAATGTATACCCTCAGTATCTAAAAGTGCACCAAATTTTGAAATGTAAAGATTAAAGTTTGTTGTACTTTTGTGTATTTTTTTATAAGTATCTAAACTATCAGATAGTGGAAATTCTATATTTGAGTAGTTTATAAATGCGCTCTTTCCAGCACCTTCATTACCCATTATCATTATTAAAGGTAATTTTTTAAAATTTATATCTTTTTTCCATGTTGTTTTGGCATCTTTCAAAGAAAGCATAAAATTTCTTTTTGCCTTACCAAAACTATCCATAGACTCTTTTTTTATCTCTTTTAGCTTATTATTTTTTTCATCTTTTTGAGATGCTAAATAGTGCATTAATGGTTTGATTAAAACAAAAAACAAAATAACTGCCCAAAATGCAATTAATATAGTGACTCTTGAACTTATACTAGCAAAGCTATATACATCATTAAAAGCTATAAGTGGAGCATAAAGCCAAAATAAGATACTTAATGCAATAGAAGCTACCAAAATTGTACTGTGTTTAAATCTAAAAAAGACAAAAAATCTTCTTAGGTAATCGATAAATGCCATTGATGCACATCCTTTTACAAATAAATATATTTCTTTAATGTAATAATAACAAATATTTTAGATTTTATATCTGAAAATTTAAGAGCAGAGCCTAAATTTTATAAAATTTGACATATTTTTATTACTTTTAAGCCTTGCACCA
Coding sequences:
- a CDS encoding Hcp family type VI secretion system effector — its product is MSQPVYIKVKGSTQGLISSGASTEASIGNRYQSGHEDEIMAQEVSHIVTVPTDPQSGQPSGQRVHKPFSFTTSLNKAVPLLYNALTQGERLPEVEIYWYRTSTSGGAEHFFTTKLEDATITDITLVSPNAQDKLNSDKTELFKVSMNYRKIVWEHVAAGTSGSDDWREATKKA
- the tssM gene encoding type VI secretion system membrane subunit TssM: MAFIDYLRRFFVFFRFKHSTILVASIALSILFWLYAPLIAFNDVYSFASISSRVTILIAFWAVILFFVLIKPLMHYLASQKDEKNNKLKEIKKESMDSFGKAKRNFMLSLKDAKTTWKKDINFKKLPLIMIMGNEGAGKSAFINYSNIEFPLSDSLDTYKKIHKSTTNFNLYISKFGALLDTEGIHFAQESLYQPTATEELPEDDVDKNRDYLLKKSIWSEFLHFLKRNDFNARLSGAVLIIDTKKFLEGTQEYFDELIRYMIKRVNDCEKHLNIKFPIYIVFSKLDLIDGMGDYFRLFNEDVANKALGINLDPNFSKQSLETELKNLSESLFKHLMSKNSISHLLEDKKRSYLFLKQLDNFFALVKDFVTKLSSQNALKNSSTINGVYFVSAYQENIPINYLTNTICDRYNIKKPLLRAVNNYSKQSYFVKSFLKEIAFKANLNKFGAQNRFTKFVNFVLVAILCAGVYLGSSFILETKNIKEQNAINNANKISSYLDGKKYKDLSPTQKIELLNLLKQSLNDYPRIFSGDTKFEYITLDTSYKGFTPVKALYYDLNADFFKNTVLTEMENILKNEIDPDKLIKAFYMYDSLFDKDYTNVDLFKIWISTNWDKFEKYGVAKDEFLAHIEAILKAENLNITADTVAQSIANTRLSPVQRAQRLYYILEFISFKDDKSFYDIKKDVENLYTVVQEKEAFKPFNKIYTKENLRDFLSKLSSNIDQTAGIESWLMETNSSLKDISSNDKKELSIAVIELYLQNYADKWSQILREIEPNEFTTKKEVIEELDILSKRENPLNSLIKLTNQNTNLNDENLLKYIYSLGFASSEIKRVFSDFSAKFTNYHALNSNDLLDIISNDVTSVYKKVSDYNFEMLQSNDDKIVYAINGIKNENDPFVVLNNDAKKLPDELNEYYQKLSTLAWKQVENGASVLLSTAYRDDVFDDFESLIKPFYPFNEQSPKAVSIEEFKRFFGKNGTWNSFYDRYLKQILSKTADGYKIRPKYAKELRFSRDFLKNIAYIDRISNLMLDSNDELKLNYNLKAVDLSANFSHINISYSNNSLTYDHTIASNLIVSSKNFDISTQFKFNAVSSTGSERKELSFDGEWGWYKILKASNFSSVGVSTLNFDGRRDSYFGFEVTPNGGELLELMDIIPTINLPKKMLY